From the genome of Varibaculum prostatecancerukia, one region includes:
- a CDS encoding acyltransferase family protein, whose product MESPETNPVFNKNHRSTAIPVAKFPAGKPPAAHIPPVHHPPLPARKPLASHIPPVHQPAAKHPVNTPSVHHPPLPAGKPAATHIPPAHQPAVKHPPAKPKSHYIPGLDGLRALAVISVITYHLHPSGFPGGFLGVDIFFVLSGFLITTLLLRELSKTGKVSLGHFWLRRARRLLPALLVLIITVVPAAFLVNRDLLVGIGRQVLGALTFSTNWLEIAHGSSYFAATTPILFKNFWSLAIEEQFYLFWPLIFLACVTLFKRRWMRMLIPVAMAGTSAFLMGYLFDPDNTTRVYYGTDTHLFGLALGICVAFLWSSRDLVQNPDSAAKSSGKFRKFLVQLLGFICLAALIAAMLLLTDASPYTFREGIAGCSLVVALLIWCILKPGSLLARLGELRLLKYIGTRSYGLYLWHWPILIIAGALYPTAVESALYWVRSVLCVLITVLICELSYRFLETPVRKRGFRKAFSRPQAPIWQRLIQVVAVLLALALTGVTGLAIAKAPSKSQTQLAIEQAQKQDKEETKKTPTPKPTTPEPEPTPEDDRLVLSKNLDTSNPSGEEITAIGDSIISAASGGFDKAMPGINFLAKPNRQWGIASEIISEGLAAGEIRRTVVISYGTNAGVYDAELVHQAIKQLGPDRMILLVNLYSPSTFVPESNQILADIANQYANVKLIDWNQAVSQHPEWLHVDQTHPNMTGAVKMGELVRANIDEMSAELTALKAKQKKQRERASAPHSRKKR is encoded by the coding sequence GTGGAATCACCAGAAACTAATCCCGTATTTAACAAGAATCATCGGAGCACTGCTATCCCGGTTGCCAAATTTCCTGCCGGCAAACCTCCCGCTGCCCATATTCCCCCTGTTCACCATCCTCCATTGCCTGCGCGCAAACCGCTAGCTTCCCATATTCCCCCTGTTCACCAGCCTGCTGCTAAGCACCCCGTCAACACGCCCTCGGTTCACCATCCTCCATTGCCTGCCGGCAAACCTGCAGCTACTCACATTCCCCCTGCTCACCAGCCTGCAGTTAAGCACCCCCCTGCCAAACCTAAATCTCACTACATCCCCGGACTAGATGGCTTGCGCGCCCTCGCGGTAATTTCAGTCATCACCTATCACCTCCACCCCAGCGGTTTTCCCGGCGGATTCTTAGGGGTCGATATTTTCTTCGTACTCTCCGGTTTCCTGATAACCACGCTGCTACTGCGGGAACTGTCAAAAACCGGGAAAGTTTCCCTGGGGCATTTCTGGTTGCGCCGTGCCCGCCGCCTCCTGCCTGCCCTATTAGTACTAATAATCACGGTTGTCCCCGCCGCCTTTTTAGTTAACCGAGACCTACTAGTGGGGATAGGGCGCCAGGTACTGGGAGCATTAACTTTTTCCACCAACTGGCTGGAAATCGCTCACGGCAGTTCCTATTTCGCCGCCACCACCCCGATTCTTTTCAAGAATTTTTGGTCACTGGCAATCGAAGAACAGTTCTACCTATTTTGGCCGCTAATCTTTCTAGCTTGTGTCACCCTGTTTAAGCGACGCTGGATGCGGATGCTAATCCCGGTAGCCATGGCAGGAACCAGCGCTTTCCTCATGGGATACCTATTCGATCCGGATAACACCACCCGCGTCTATTATGGAACTGACACCCACCTATTTGGCCTAGCTCTAGGAATTTGCGTTGCGTTCCTTTGGAGCAGCAGAGACTTGGTACAAAATCCGGATTCAGCTGCCAAATCCAGCGGTAAATTCCGGAAGTTTTTGGTACAGCTCCTCGGGTTTATCTGCCTAGCAGCCCTCATCGCCGCCATGCTCCTATTAACAGATGCCTCCCCCTATACCTTTAGGGAGGGAATTGCTGGCTGCAGCCTAGTGGTAGCGCTCCTGATTTGGTGCATCCTCAAGCCAGGCAGTCTGTTAGCACGCCTGGGGGAACTGCGGCTTCTTAAATATATAGGTACTCGTTCTTATGGTCTTTACCTGTGGCATTGGCCGATTCTGATAATCGCCGGCGCCCTGTACCCCACTGCCGTAGAATCTGCGCTCTACTGGGTCAGATCTGTCCTGTGTGTACTAATAACCGTGCTGATATGCGAACTTTCCTATCGTTTCTTAGAAACTCCAGTGCGCAAACGCGGTTTCCGGAAAGCATTTTCCCGTCCGCAAGCACCCATTTGGCAGCGCCTCATCCAGGTAGTAGCGGTTCTGCTTGCTTTAGCGCTGACCGGGGTTACTGGTTTGGCGATTGCGAAAGCGCCCTCAAAATCACAAACCCAACTCGCCATTGAACAAGCGCAGAAACAGGATAAAGAAGAAACGAAGAAAACCCCGACTCCTAAACCCACCACCCCCGAACCGGAGCCGACCCCGGAAGATGACCGTCTCGTGTTATCAAAGAACTTGGATACTTCTAACCCCAGTGGGGAAGAGATCACCGCCATTGGAGATTCCATTATCTCTGCCGCCAGTGGGGGCTTCGATAAGGCTATGCCTGGAATCAACTTTTTAGCCAAACCTAACCGACAGTGGGGAATCGCCTCTGAAATCATCTCGGAGGGACTAGCGGCCGGAGAAATCCGGCGGACTGTGGTGATCAGTTACGGTACTAATGCGGGAGTCTACGACGCAGAGCTGGTACATCAAGCAATCAAGCAACTGGGACCTGACCGGATGATTCTGCTGGTAAACCTGTATTCTCCTTCCACCTTTGTCCCGGAATCAAATCAGATACTAGCCGATATCGCTAACCAATATGCCAATGTAAAACTGATTGACTGGAATCAAGCAGTTTCCCAACATCCCGAATGGTTACATGTCGATCAGACCCACCCCAATATGACCGGAGCCGTCAAGATGGGTGAGTTGGTGCGTGCAAATATTGATGAAATGTCAGCCGAGCTAACGGCGCTTAAAGCGAAACAAAAAAAGCAAAGAGAGCGCGCATCCGCCCCGCACAGCCGGAAAAAACGCTAG
- a CDS encoding MFS transporter — translation MADTGDNQQHLPAEDHDRTKGKILAWSLWDWGSAAFNAVATTFVFTVYLTTKDLFAPGNQATTDLSIGLAFAGLVIALVAPVSGQRADHKGRGTRMLALFSALVTICMALMFAVYPTSPLGKTGALWLGVALLSFGNIFFEFASVNYNAMLARVSTKANMGKVSGIGWGMGYLGGIILLGVLYIGFISPEVGWFGVTGENFLNIRIAMVFATIWFAVFSIPVIVALPGRRRGADGKLHPVTMAGVDSQDQEPVGGLAGVKAAYIELWETIKRLAKTAPEILRFLIASAIFRDGLAGVFTYGAILASTVFGLNGGQVMIFAIVANVVAGIATIACGAADDFFGPKKVMIFSLGCMTTLGLILFFAHNGGAKIFWSFGLLLCIFVGPVQSASRSFLARIIPKGREGELFGLYATTGRAVSFMSPTLFALFVWIGKLFVPAGASSQHFGVLGITLLLGTGFALLAPLKAPEHPHK, via the coding sequence ATGGCTGACACCGGTGATAACCAGCAACATCTACCAGCAGAAGACCACGATCGTACTAAGGGCAAAATTTTAGCCTGGTCGCTTTGGGATTGGGGTTCGGCTGCCTTCAACGCCGTGGCCACGACTTTCGTTTTCACTGTCTACCTGACCACCAAAGATTTATTTGCCCCCGGCAACCAGGCCACCACTGATTTATCGATTGGTCTAGCCTTTGCGGGGCTGGTGATTGCCCTGGTAGCGCCAGTTTCCGGGCAGCGCGCCGACCATAAAGGTCGCGGCACCCGGATGTTGGCACTGTTTTCTGCCCTGGTCACCATCTGTATGGCACTAATGTTCGCGGTCTACCCCACTTCCCCCTTAGGAAAAACCGGAGCGCTCTGGCTGGGGGTAGCACTACTATCTTTTGGAAATATCTTCTTCGAGTTCGCGTCAGTGAACTATAACGCCATGTTGGCACGGGTTTCCACTAAAGCAAACATGGGGAAAGTCTCCGGTATCGGCTGGGGTATGGGGTATTTGGGTGGCATTATTTTGCTCGGGGTGCTCTATATCGGTTTCATCTCGCCCGAGGTGGGTTGGTTCGGGGTTACCGGTGAGAACTTCCTGAATATTCGGATTGCCATGGTGTTTGCGACCATTTGGTTCGCAGTATTTTCGATCCCAGTGATTGTGGCTCTGCCGGGGCGCCGGCGGGGCGCGGATGGGAAACTCCATCCGGTGACCATGGCGGGGGTAGACAGTCAAGATCAAGAACCGGTCGGGGGACTAGCGGGAGTTAAAGCCGCCTATATCGAGCTGTGGGAAACCATTAAACGGCTAGCTAAAACCGCACCCGAGATTTTACGTTTCCTGATTGCCTCCGCGATTTTCCGGGATGGCCTCGCCGGGGTGTTTACCTATGGAGCCATCCTGGCCTCTACTGTGTTCGGATTAAATGGCGGACAGGTAATGATTTTCGCAATTGTCGCTAACGTGGTGGCGGGAATTGCCACCATAGCTTGTGGGGCAGCCGATGACTTCTTCGGCCCGAAAAAAGTAATGATCTTTTCCCTAGGGTGTATGACCACCCTGGGATTAATCCTCTTCTTCGCCCATAATGGCGGCGCTAAGATCTTCTGGTCCTTTGGGCTCTTACTTTGCATTTTCGTCGGCCCGGTCCAGTCGGCCTCCCGCTCCTTCCTTGCCCGGATTATTCCCAAGGGACGCGAGGGCGAACTTTTCGGGCTTTACGCCACCACCGGACGCGCAGTTTCTTTCATGTCCCCCACCTTATTTGCCCTGTTCGTGTGGATTGGGAAACTTTTCGTGCCGGCAGGAGCTAGCTCTCAACATTTCGGAGTTCTGGGAATCACTTTGCTGCTGGGGACAGGATTCGCGCTGCTGGCTCCCCTAAAAGCCCCGGAGCATCCTCACAAATAA
- a CDS encoding IspD/TarI family cytidylyltransferase: MGRSIYCVVTAAGSGTRLGNPEPKALVKLAGSPLLHHALRALEPLQGLAGVVITAPQDYLETFAQVAQGAALSYPWKVIAGGTTRQNSVYQGLQGLLSFDRGAGQVTADDPEAIVLIHDAARALTPLQQFQRVCAAVASGCPAVVPATELVDTVREVAGESFTRQEVEITPAGATPDRAHLRCVQTPQGFAGNVIFAAHQQGHEEDQAGDGALDDAMLVARLGYQQYFVAGSRQALKITYPLDLQLATWLAQNPNRE, from the coding sequence ATGGGACGCAGCATCTACTGCGTCGTAACGGCTGCCGGTTCTGGAACTCGCCTAGGTAATCCCGAACCGAAAGCGCTGGTGAAATTGGCGGGCAGCCCGCTATTGCACCATGCCCTGCGCGCCCTCGAACCTCTACAAGGTTTGGCGGGAGTGGTGATTACTGCTCCCCAGGATTACCTAGAAACTTTTGCCCAGGTTGCCCAAGGTGCTGCTCTGTCCTACCCGTGGAAAGTTATCGCTGGCGGCACCACTCGCCAAAACTCTGTCTACCAGGGTCTACAAGGATTACTAAGTTTTGATAGGGGTGCCGGGCAGGTAACCGCAGATGACCCGGAAGCTATTGTTTTGATTCATGATGCCGCGCGCGCCCTCACCCCCTTACAGCAGTTCCAGCGAGTTTGTGCCGCAGTCGCATCGGGATGCCCTGCGGTAGTTCCTGCCACCGAGTTAGTTGATACTGTGCGGGAGGTCGCGGGTGAGAGTTTTACCCGCCAAGAGGTCGAGATTACCCCGGCCGGTGCCACCCCCGACCGCGCCCACCTACGCTGCGTGCAAACCCCGCAAGGATTTGCGGGAAACGTTATTTTTGCGGCCCACCAGCAAGGACACGAAGAAGACCAAGCCGGGGACGGAGCCCTAGATGATGCCATGTTGGTGGCGCGTCTGGGCTACCAACAATACTTCGTGGCCGGGTCTAGGCAAGCATTGAAAATCACTTATCCCTTGGATTTGCAGCTAGCCACTTGGTTAGCGCAGAATCCAAATCGAGAATGA
- a CDS encoding CarD family transcriptional regulator, whose amino-acid sequence MTFEIGQTVVYPHHGAAVIENITTRKLKGEDTTYLMLRVTNGDMTIQVPAANVDMVGVRDVVDEEGLKEVLAVLQEPHIEEPSNWSRRYKANGEKIATGDILKVSEVVRDLTFRDNERGLSAGEKRMLAKARAILISELALAKEEDEEAASDRLDKIMEEAQVEYDRVNNK is encoded by the coding sequence ATGACATTTGAAATCGGCCAGACCGTTGTTTACCCCCATCACGGTGCCGCGGTGATCGAAAATATCACTACCCGCAAACTCAAAGGTGAAGACACCACCTACCTGATGCTGCGGGTTACTAATGGAGATATGACCATCCAGGTGCCGGCAGCAAATGTGGATATGGTTGGGGTTCGCGATGTGGTGGACGAGGAAGGACTCAAAGAAGTTCTTGCCGTACTGCAAGAACCTCATATCGAAGAGCCCTCGAACTGGTCGCGTCGCTACAAGGCCAACGGCGAAAAGATTGCTACCGGAGACATTTTGAAAGTCTCAGAAGTAGTTCGAGATTTAACTTTCCGTGACAATGAACGCGGGCTGTCTGCGGGTGAAAAACGGATGTTGGCTAAAGCGCGAGCAATCCTGATCTCCGAACTGGCTCTAGCTAAGGAAGAGGACGAAGAAGCCGCCTCCGATCGCCTCGACAAAATCATGGAAGAAGCCCAGGTAGAATACGACCGGGTCAACAATAAGTAA
- a CDS encoding metallophosphoesterase, which produces MRKRSALGALALSAAVYPFLEARRPQLRRYQLLKSPGIPGLKAQETLGVGGNLPDLGDRRCESQQSPIGQESAAAIAKQQVRTAWQLRILHLSDLHFWSRSEWLAEYVASLAEFTEIDFVALTGDNFCDSSGLKMLQRALTPLLKFPGAFVFGSNDYYSGQFKVPLHYFFPEKKPKLRNVPDLPTAEFQNFLTSGGWQDLNNQVASLAVTSPARQGRATQDLTVALSGTDDPHIGRDEAIRTPDTWSKADLRLALTHAPYARVLDQYAACGADLVLAGHTHGGQVCLPGFGALVNNTDLPLSYSGGVRSWRIGTVPNPAPRMRRGKTYPPVDLQALRNQAGISDPVAAGQTTVHISRGLGTSKFTPVRLACPPEAAIITISELSANK; this is translated from the coding sequence TTGAGGAAGCGCAGCGCCCTAGGAGCATTGGCTTTATCTGCGGCGGTCTATCCTTTTTTGGAGGCACGCCGCCCGCAATTGCGCCGTTATCAGCTACTGAAATCCCCCGGGATTCCTGGATTAAAAGCACAAGAGACTTTGGGTGTAGGAGGAAACCTACCGGATCTAGGTGACCGACGCTGTGAGTCGCAGCAGTCACCTATTGGCCAGGAATCTGCCGCTGCGATAGCTAAACAGCAGGTACGAACTGCCTGGCAACTGCGAATATTACACCTGTCCGACCTGCATTTTTGGTCGCGAAGTGAGTGGCTAGCTGAATATGTGGCTTCCCTAGCCGAGTTCACCGAGATTGATTTTGTGGCTTTGACCGGGGATAACTTTTGTGATTCTTCGGGATTAAAAATGCTGCAGCGCGCCCTCACTCCCTTACTAAAGTTTCCGGGAGCCTTTGTGTTTGGTTCCAATGACTACTACTCGGGACAGTTCAAAGTGCCGTTGCACTATTTTTTCCCCGAGAAAAAACCAAAGTTACGCAACGTTCCCGACCTGCCAACTGCAGAATTCCAGAATTTCTTAACCTCGGGAGGCTGGCAGGATCTTAATAATCAAGTGGCCTCCTTGGCGGTGACTTCTCCCGCGCGACAGGGGCGAGCAACACAGGATTTAACCGTGGCGCTTTCAGGGACCGATGATCCCCATATCGGGCGTGACGAAGCGATACGGACACCGGATACCTGGAGTAAAGCTGATTTACGTCTCGCCCTCACCCATGCCCCCTACGCGCGCGTCCTCGACCAATATGCGGCTTGCGGAGCCGACCTGGTGCTGGCGGGACATACCCACGGAGGTCAGGTTTGCCTGCCAGGCTTCGGGGCTTTAGTGAACAACACCGATTTACCCCTTTCCTATTCGGGAGGAGTCCGTTCCTGGCGAATAGGCACCGTGCCAAATCCGGCGCCTCGGATGCGACGAGGGAAAACCTATCCCCCAGTTGACCTGCAGGCGCTCAGGAATCAGGCGGGGATTTCAGACCCGGTCGCAGCGGGGCAAACCACAGTGCATATTTCCCGAGGCTTAGGAACCTCCAAGTTCACGCCGGTGCGTCTGGCCTGCCCCCCTGAGGCCGCTATCATCACTATTTCCGAGCTTTCCGCGAATAAATAG
- a CDS encoding transglycosylase domain-containing protein: protein MHKGTDRYLPRQQLRRTLTAMAALIALAAVLLAGLSLPVVGMAGLTARVGMSAMTEIPSEFKPTQPSQQSVLYSHDGKEIARFYAENRIVVKLKDMSPWVQKGTIAIEDHRFYEHRGVDLEGMARAIVNNLAGRDTQGASTLTQQLVKNTLIDKGLRSGDMNEVRKAREQSIARKMREAKDALAIEKKLSKDQILEGYLNIAPYGASVYGVESASRYYFSKGAKDLTIGEGALLAGMTQSPAKYDPTVHPEAGKNRRDQVLKAMLRERMITYKQYEEAKAVKIADMLKVSQFRQGCAAAGKASYFCAFAVNEIYNNPAFGKSVNDRARLLLRGGLKIYTTMDSDMQEAATDTAFNRIPENDSSGLSVAIASIEPGTGKVRALAQNTPYGNPDEEHPRATETSFGVDKAHGGGAGFQPGSSYKPVTLATWFDNGYSAYSVVGGRTHYNASEWKISGNCPVKAGPWDLKNATGGNNYATSVVEGTEKSLNTTYAGMAVNLNLCDIYKMGQRMGAVTGDPNGKEDFGPSFIIGAASIPPLNMANAFGTIASGGNRCTPIALEKVTNSEGKNLKVPSGKCKRTIDEEVANKTAQVLVSTANSYGGRVSIGRQVMAKTGTTDGPKAAWTVGATPNLATAVWVGYSQGGNRHLVGMRINGSYYGVLYGNTVPAMTFKEYMAKAVQPLPAASFPQVNLGGGKNINQGPRRPQKKEPQEGAQSPSPGVTEITETFYEGEN from the coding sequence ATGCATAAAGGCACCGATCGTTATCTGCCGCGCCAGCAGCTACGCCGCACCCTGACGGCGATGGCGGCTCTAATCGCACTGGCAGCAGTACTGCTGGCCGGGCTGTCCCTACCTGTGGTGGGCATGGCCGGGCTAACAGCGCGGGTAGGGATGAGCGCAATGACCGAGATTCCCAGCGAGTTTAAACCCACCCAGCCTTCCCAACAATCCGTTCTTTATTCCCACGACGGCAAAGAAATCGCCCGTTTTTACGCGGAGAACCGGATCGTAGTCAAACTTAAAGATATGTCCCCCTGGGTACAAAAGGGGACCATTGCCATCGAAGATCACCGCTTCTATGAACACCGGGGGGTAGATCTGGAAGGGATGGCACGCGCCATTGTCAATAACTTGGCTGGTCGCGATACCCAAGGCGCCTCGACCCTCACCCAGCAGCTAGTTAAAAACACCTTGATTGATAAGGGGTTGCGCTCGGGGGATATGAATGAGGTTCGCAAAGCTCGCGAGCAGAGCATTGCCCGGAAAATGCGGGAAGCCAAAGATGCCCTTGCTATCGAAAAGAAACTTTCCAAAGACCAGATCTTAGAGGGGTACTTAAATATCGCTCCCTATGGGGCTTCGGTTTATGGGGTGGAATCTGCCAGCCGTTACTATTTTTCTAAGGGCGCGAAAGACCTAACGATTGGCGAGGGCGCGCTGCTGGCCGGAATGACCCAGTCCCCGGCAAAATATGACCCCACGGTACATCCCGAAGCCGGTAAGAATCGGCGTGACCAGGTACTAAAGGCTATGTTGCGGGAACGGATGATTACCTATAAGCAATATGAGGAAGCTAAGGCAGTAAAAATCGCAGATATGCTGAAAGTTTCTCAGTTCCGTCAAGGATGTGCGGCTGCTGGAAAGGCTTCCTATTTCTGTGCTTTTGCGGTCAATGAAATTTACAACAATCCGGCTTTTGGAAAGTCGGTTAATGATCGCGCCCGGCTGTTGCTACGCGGAGGCCTCAAGATTTACACCACAATGGACTCCGATATGCAGGAGGCAGCTACCGATACCGCCTTTAACCGGATTCCTGAGAATGATTCCTCCGGCTTGTCGGTGGCTATTGCTTCCATCGAGCCTGGTACGGGTAAAGTCCGTGCCTTAGCACAAAACACCCCTTATGGGAATCCAGACGAGGAGCATCCGCGGGCAACTGAAACCTCTTTTGGGGTGGATAAAGCCCATGGCGGGGGCGCAGGCTTCCAGCCGGGGTCATCCTATAAACCAGTAACCTTGGCCACCTGGTTTGATAACGGCTATTCGGCCTATTCGGTAGTGGGAGGACGCACCCACTACAACGCCAGTGAATGGAAAATTTCCGGGAACTGCCCGGTAAAGGCCGGGCCCTGGGATTTAAAGAATGCTACCGGGGGAAATAACTACGCCACTTCCGTAGTTGAAGGTACCGAGAAATCTTTAAACACCACCTACGCGGGAATGGCCGTTAACCTGAATCTTTGCGATATTTACAAGATGGGTCAGAGAATGGGGGCGGTTACCGGAGATCCCAATGGAAAAGAAGATTTCGGACCTTCCTTCATTATTGGTGCCGCTTCAATTCCGCCTTTGAATATGGCTAACGCCTTCGGCACTATTGCTTCCGGAGGAAACCGTTGTACTCCGATTGCTCTCGAAAAGGTCACCAATTCTGAGGGTAAGAACTTAAAAGTTCCTTCCGGGAAATGTAAACGTACTATCGATGAAGAAGTGGCTAATAAGACCGCTCAGGTGCTAGTTTCTACCGCCAATAGCTATGGAGGTCGGGTAAGTATTGGCCGACAAGTAATGGCTAAAACGGGAACTACTGACGGCCCCAAAGCCGCCTGGACAGTAGGAGCAACCCCCAATCTGGCTACCGCGGTGTGGGTGGGTTATTCGCAGGGCGGAAACCGCCATTTGGTAGGCATGAGAATTAACGGCAGTTACTACGGGGTGCTTTACGGCAATACCGTTCCGGCCATGACCTTTAAGGAATATATGGCGAAAGCGGTACAACCGCTACCTGCTGCCAGCTTCCCCCAGGTCAATCTCGGGGGAGGCAAGAATATTAACCAAGGACCGCGGCGCCCGCAGAAGAAGGAACCCCAGGAGGGAGCACAATCCCCCAGCCCTGGCGTCACCGAAATCACGGAAACCTTCTACGAAGGGGAAAATTAG
- a CDS encoding WhiB family transcriptional regulator: MSFSQDETWAARALCASQEPDALFVQGAAQRQVRTRCFACPVRLECLADALQSEANYGVWGGLTERERRAMLRYYDEVTDWWEWLHNSSDELAAELRQPTTPNVLARVR; encoded by the coding sequence ATGAGTTTTAGCCAGGACGAGACGTGGGCTGCGCGGGCTCTGTGTGCTAGCCAAGAACCAGATGCGCTGTTTGTGCAGGGTGCGGCGCAAAGACAAGTGCGCACCCGCTGTTTTGCCTGCCCGGTACGTCTAGAATGCCTGGCTGATGCTCTGCAATCGGAAGCCAACTATGGGGTGTGGGGCGGTCTTACTGAGCGGGAACGCCGGGCGATGCTGCGCTATTACGATGAGGTCACCGACTGGTGGGAGTGGCTACATAATTCTTCTGATGAACTTGCTGCCGAGCTTCGCCAACCCACCACCCCGAACGTTTTGGCGCGGGTGCGTTAG
- a CDS encoding DUF4177 domain-containing protein translates to MTKWEYATIPLLSHNTKAILDNWGEDGWELVSVIAGPNGWENPVAYLKRPRGE, encoded by the coding sequence ATGACTAAATGGGAATATGCGACGATTCCGTTACTGTCGCACAATACGAAAGCAATTCTTGATAATTGGGGCGAGGACGGCTGGGAACTGGTCAGCGTAATCGCCGGCCCGAACGGTTGGGAAAACCCGGTTGCCTATTTGAAGCGTCCGCGTGGTGAATAA
- a CDS encoding RidA family protein, protein MSQVSDRLIEAGLSLPPVATPVAAYTPAIAIKSEGGLVVRTSGQIPVVDGNLVATGLVGAEVSPQDAYQAAQVCALNALAAAAEVAGGLDQLERVLKVTVFVASTPTFTGQAAVANGASDTFGKLFDQPHIRSAVGVASLPLGAPCEVEVEFLARA, encoded by the coding sequence ATGTCGCAGGTTTCTGACCGCTTGATTGAAGCGGGATTATCTTTACCTCCGGTAGCAACACCGGTAGCCGCTTATACTCCCGCGATTGCTATCAAGAGCGAGGGCGGATTAGTGGTGCGCACCTCCGGGCAGATTCCGGTAGTGGACGGGAATCTAGTAGCAACTGGTCTAGTAGGGGCGGAAGTTAGCCCCCAAGACGCCTATCAGGCTGCCCAGGTATGTGCCCTCAATGCCCTGGCCGCCGCGGCCGAGGTAGCGGGCGGGCTAGATCAGCTAGAGCGGGTATTAAAAGTTACCGTGTTCGTAGCTTCTACCCCCACTTTTACCGGCCAGGCGGCGGTAGCAAACGGAGCTTCGGATACTTTCGGGAAACTATTTGACCAGCCCCATATCCGCTCGGCAGTGGGGGTAGCTTCGCTGCCGCTAGGAGCCCCTTGTGAGGTAGAGGTAGAGTTCCTGGCTCGCGCGTAA